The Alnus glutinosa chromosome 10, dhAlnGlut1.1, whole genome shotgun sequence DNA window TTTTTGGTCTTACACGTAAAATTCTAATTGTCAAAAACTCTAATAGTCACCAAGCGAGAAAACCTTAAACTTATAAATATacgggatttgattcttgtacaacaccaatacaacaactgtacaacaacccctcacatgagggtgggccccagtatgtgggacccgccctcatgtgagagattgttgtacagttgttgtattggtgttgtaaatctaacattttccttattcCTCTTATGCGTCAGCCTCTCTTCTCATCTCAGACAAATTTTGGAAGccgtctctccctctcactgTGCGTGCATGGAGGTAATTTTCTCTTGTCTCTTCTATTTTGTACTAGCCGTAGCAGGTCTCCATGATTTGCCCTCctatttccttcttttattttggtCCTTTCTTCTGGACAGCATGGTCTCCACGTCTGTGCCTGACTCCCTCTTTTATCTTTGTTTGTTTTCCTTCTTCAGTTTAGTACGACGTACGTAGCAGATTTTTAGCCTTATTATTTTTTCCCGTTGTGTACTACGGCCGAATGCCATCTTGAAGTTACtgcattgtgttttttttttttttttttttttttccctctcctGTCAGCCCTACAGCCGTCACAattgtttgtgttattttatattttgggttaaataccctagaggtacctgagttttacgtgtttttaaatttagtacctcagtttcatttcgtatcacaagTAGTACccgaatttgaaagaaaaaaaccctaggtagtacctgtcagatttctcgtccaaatttcaacttctcgccacgtgtcaaccgctgaggttgacacgtggcaccacataaaaaaaaaattaaaaattacaaaattaaaaaaatgattaaaatttaaaaaaaatgaaaaaaaaaaaaaagaggccggccacccccattttggccaaggaggtggcccaaccacccccttggccggtcaagccagtctggggtggccaaaccacccccgtggccctagggggtggccgagccaccccctagggccaaaacccttcaaaaaatatatatatatatatttttttcaactgtctatggggtggttcggccaccccagaccggtcagaccggccaagggggtggccaaggggggtggctcagccacccctctttttttttttcttttttttttttaattttaatcatttttttaattttgtaatttttaatttttaattttttttatgtggtaccacgtgtcaacctcagcggttgacacgtggcgagaagttgaaatttggacgagaaatctgacaggtactacttagggtttttttctttcaaattcaggtactacctgtgatacgaaatgaaactgaggtactaaatttaaaaacacgtaaaactcagatACCTCTGGAGTATTTATCCCTTATATTTTTTGTTCCCTTGTTTCTCTCTTGGAAACAGCCGTAACACCATAGCAGgttgcttttatttttcttcttttcttttgttcctacTTTTCTGAtagcaatttctttttgttcctttcttttcttttctaaaccATAGTACCGTAGCAGGTATTGTCATAGCCTTGTGTCATCAGGTCTTGTCCCTTTTGGCTTAATTCCATGCCCTTCCTCTATGGCTAGCCGTATCAAACTCACCAGGACCTATTTGTTTCCCTTTTGTTTCTGTTCTGTGAGTAGCCGTAGCCAGCTCataagaaatatttgttttcttttcttcaccTTTCTAGCCCCAAAGCTGTTGGAAATATATAAGGACATggaactacaaaaaaattgaagaaaggaaaaaaaataaaaattgtatagaaaGAACATTACATAGTAAGGTGAATGTAAATCTCTCTCTTAGATAAAtattgcctcccacttaaacaataagttttgcaaaaaGGAATACAACAATTTTGTCCTCATGATACAATACTGCCCAAATGCAGTGTGTAGATCgcaaattctgaacactactCTGAATTCAGAAATTTTGTAACAGTagagaagatgaaaaagaagagaagaaaaaagatctcGAAAATATGTTGGAGAATATAGTTTTTTATCTAAAAACTCAGAATCAGTTTACAGCAGTTTTAAACTGTTCGTGTGCGACGATGCGTAAGTATTAAGTGCGTCTAAAGCGTCAAAGCGACACACGTGCGACGACCAGTGTGACGCAACTAGCACAACTAGCACATGCATACTAAAAATCTTATCTAGTATAAGAGcttgataaatgcttataaagcacaaAAAATATTCATAGGttttcaatgtgggacaaaGAGTAACACAAAGAAATATAGGgaaatttaaatattcaaacttAAGATAAACTTAgattttcatatattcaaattagagataaacttagattttcatgaaataattttcaacaaaagCTCTGCAGCAGATCTATGTAATttgctttcctttcttttgggtTCTTTTCTCTTATCTGTAGCCTGCATGTGGTAATTGtctatttttctttcccttGTAACTGCTACAGTCGAGAAACATACATAgttattccttttttatttttctgcttcTATATACTAACCATAGCATGTCAAGGTATGGATAATTTTGttgattcttttccttttctgtctCTCTCCTTCCTTTCTCTTACATGTAATTGATAATTTCCTGTTGTAGTTTTATGGAGCTATTTTAACAACCAATAATATTCAGTatcttataatattttttttctggaTTTTTGACTTGAacaatttatattatttcaataatatttttcacaGTGAACTGatatcatattttatatatgaatATGAAACGAGTTTTCATGGTATCCAAAATATATGCACTCAAATACGGTTTAATAATTTTCTAGTAATAATAAAACACCTATAATCATGATATAGGTAGAGGTCGGAAAGTTAGGATGCGTTAGGTCCGAATCTATTTAGGATGTGTATTCTAACCTAAGGCTGACATATTTAAGTTTTATCGATTCAAGTGTCTGATAATTCAGATCAGTCTTTGAGTAGCAGTATCAAGGTAAGGGATTATTTACcctttctaaaattattttatgtcatattattttatccatTAATTCTAGCATATTTACGAATAATTGTTCTCGTTAtgtatttcaaatttatattgatgcatgaatgattgttttaaaataattttgagatgaaagtttttggttgaaatgatattcttgaaatcagcggttttaagaaaagctttagttataaaggattttctaattataGTAAATTGCttagttggttcccgagacgggaagttactacttttttgaaattaatgaaaacaggAGTGTAAAAACCCTCTTATACGCTGCCTCAAGAATTACCAAGCATAgtgaaaggaataagaataatttatgagaagGAGAAAGATTTTATAcatgaggcacgtgtgtggaggagactattattttggctcCAGAGATATTGATAGAGACTTACAGAGGATTAAGCTCGGTACCATTacttgagatggaagcgcacccgctgaaaGACGTTGAGAAGGTGGTAATCCGTCTCTAGGTCATGTTAAGTGCACTTTAATTAAGTAGCTGACGGTGCAAGCCTGCAACCACAGTTACCTGCCATAGTCACAACAAATACCGCGCAATcctaagtacacagggcgtaatagtgtacatgggccctaaatatgagaagttttatttatcaactAGTAATTTTACGCTTTACGAAAAATGCCaaacttatattttgtattatgAAAATTTTTGATCTCAAATgtatttaataatcattttgaagaaaataaatttaacttaaccattttatggttgagggttaccttactgagcatttctcgctcacccttattttgttttgttttcaggttatgaacagggTGACCTAGGTGGCCAGAATGGGATCTAGGTTAGTGTTAGGATATTACATTTCATTTATCTTATCAAGTGCACCatcacaataaatttagttttactttggattttcatttaCTGTATCGAACATAATTATTCTTTTCGAATTACTCGTTttcgcatttattaaagctttgagtttacaattatttttttctagtaatttatttaattcaacatattagctaggttatctGACAAaccttatgaatctttgcgGCTTTGTGTaagaaaatggacgaacctaaccctagcTGTTTGGGAGCGTTATAGTTTTGGTAGCAAAGCCACCTAGTAATGCCAgatcatgtggtactggagcaccgcATGACGTGGCCATGATGAGGACGTCATGGGTTTAAGGAGAGGAGTTTGTAATACCCcggtctcatattgggaagaaatgaataactcacatagagtgagtgatttataaagataatcatggatactaagtcccacattgattagttactaggtgaaactggactttataagggattctaggaaagctccaaattgactagttcttttggggtgatagcgcagatgtgactaGCGTTTTTCCCTAGGTCATTATAATATGTAACGCCCATAAACCGCTAgagttaggttcgtccattttcttACACAAAGCCGCAGAGATTCATAAGGTCTGCCAGATAActtagctaatatgctgaattaaataaattacccaaaataataataattttaaactcaGAGCTTCAATAAATGCGAAAACGAGTAATTagaaaagaataattatgttcgatacaataaatgaaaatccaaagtaaaactaaatttattgtgtcaGTGCACTTGAAATGCAATATCTTAACGCTAACCTAGATCCCATTTCGGCCGCCTAGGTCACCCTGTttataacctgaaaacaaaacaaaataagggtgagCAAGAAATACTTAGTAtagtaaggtaaccctcaaccataaaatagttgagttaaattcattttcttcaaaatgaTTATTAAACAAACTTGAGattaaaaattttcataatacaaaatataagtttGGCATTTTTCGTAAAGCATAAAATTACTagttgataaataaaacttctcatatttagggcccatgtacactattacgccagTGTACTTAGGATTGCGCGGTATTTGTTGTGACTATGGCAGGTAACTGTGGTTGCAGGCTTGCACCGTCAGCTACTTAattaaagtgcacttagcatgacctagAGACGGATTACTACATTCTCAACGTCtttcagcgggtgcgcttccatctcaagcaatggtaccgagcttaatcctctgtgaatctctggggccaaaataatagtctcctccacacatgtgcttcatttataaaaatctttttcttctcataaattattcttattcctttcacTATACTTGGTAACTCTTGAGGCAAAGTGTAGAAGGGTTTTTACACTCatcttttcattaatttcaaaaagtagtaacttcccgtctcgggaaccaaaTAAGCAATTTATTACAATTAGAAAGTCCTTTATAACTAAAGCTTTTCTTAAAACcattgatttcaagaatatcatttctaCCAATgactttcatctcaaaactattttaaaacaatcattCATGCATTAATGTAAATTTGAAATACATAACGAGAACAATTATTCGTAAATATGCTAGAATTAatggataaaataatatgaaataaaataattatagaagaagtagaggatcccttacatcTCTGGACGCAGTACGCTGATGAAATATTTCGACAGCTAGCTAATCACCTTatacaggtttaaataaattaatacctcATGCTAGTCACTGTACGACACACTGACATCACTAAGATTCATCTTGTCAAcctactgagaatggattcccTAGGTACATTTAATGACATTACTTGAataatacttaaatcattaaatgagcattaacacattttcttttatggatATTAAAAAATACGATTCAATAAAAGCAATTGTCATAAGAAAGAATTCTTACTAAAATCatataattttgataatttcaaGTATCACAAAACTATACGTCTATTCAAAATAATGTATTAAAAGACTCAATGATTTTTAAGCAATTTACAAGAACTTTCGAACCACTTGCATgaaatctattttttatttatctgtGGAGCAAATTTaagacaactaaaaatttaatacaaacatGTCATGGAAGGACTAGTCACGGTTAGgggcaaagaaaaagaaaggaaataaaaaagaataaatcagaCCAATCACTGATGctacgggtttttttttttttttgaacagagaCAATTATTATTGCTACTTCAAGAAGAATACATCCATATTGATCCTATGTGAATAGGATCTTAGGGACCCGGTTGTTCCCTAAAAACAATGTTACTAACACTCAATGGGGTGTCTTCCAGCCAATAAAGATCTATATTATTATGAGAGGCCATCTTTGCTAGATTATGAGCAGCCGTATTACAATCATGTGGAATAGCTTGAAAATTGGTTGACCGAAAATGGTGCATCTCCtgttgaatgctttcaataaaaTGTCCCGCCTTTGAAAACAAAGGAGGGTCCGACAAAATTTCCTTGACCACTTGAGCTGCATCTCCTTCGACAATCACCTCCCAGAAACCAGCTTCTTTGCTGAATTGCATAGCTTGCAAAGCTGCCATTAAATCTGCCGTTTTTGGGTCAGTCTTCACCTGTTGCGTTATGCTCCTGGCTCCCATGCATAATCCTTTACTATCACGTGCTATGATGCCCTGACCAATCCATCCCTTATCCACATTTAAAGCTGCGTCCCAATTCACCTTAATCACACCATCTGGTGGAGGAATCCAGCTTGTTTGTTTTCTACTTTGTGCCTCCTCCCTTCCTGCAGAAAAGGACGACTCCTTTTCTTTGATGTTGCATCTTCTGAAATCCAAAAGTGACCTTGAAGCTTCATTATAGACTGTGTTGGGATGATCAAAACGCCTCTCGAATAACCATGCATTTCGACGTAACCAGATGCGTCTAGCAATGACTGCCATTAGCTCCAGTTCTTCCTTTGTACCACGTTCCACGCAATAAGCGAAAAGCCCTTTAAAATTGGTACCTGCATAACAATACTTTTGGAAAACAGATACAGAACTACCCCAAACGTCTCTGGCAGCTGGACAAAGCCACATTGCATGAAGGGCATCCTCATCTTCCATCTCACAACATGGGCAAGCTTTCATCTCAGTTACCTTCCTACGAACCAGGTTTACTCTTGTGGGTAGTAGCTCATTGCAAGCCCTCCAGATAAATAGCTTTGCCACATTAAGAATACCTAAGGCCTATACAAACTTCCAAAAATCTTCCTCCTTTCCTGTATACGAGCATTGACCCTCCTTTGATTCTTGCAAATCCATGCCCAGATGATATGCACTCCGAACAGAGAAATCACCGTTCGCTGAACATCCCCTGATGAGTTTATCCTCAGACTTCAAGGGGTTTAAAGGGATGCTTGAAATTACCTGAGCTTCCTCCTCCATGAATTCTGCTTGAATGAAGTCCACCTTCCATCTCATAGTATCCTGGTTTATTAAATCCGCCACCAGAGAATTTCCATTTAGCCTTTTTGGAACAGATTGAACAGAAAATGTTGAGGGGGTTGGCAACCATTTTTCACCCCAGACCTTGATCTTTCTTCCATCTCCAACCCTCCATACAAGGCCTTTGCATAAAAGATCCTTGGCATAGTAAATGCTTCTCCAAGCATAAGAAGGCTTAGCCCCCAGAGGTGAATCAAGAAAGGAGGAGTGGGGAAAATATTTTGCTTTAATGATGGTGGCTGCCACTGAATTAGGATCTTGCATGAGTCTCCAACCTTGTTTGGCAAGAATAGCTTTATTGAACATTACTAGATCTCGAAAACCAAGTCCCCCCTTATTTTTGGGTCTTCCCATTTTGGACCAGCTCATCCAATGAATCTTAGAGTTTTTTGACATGTGGCTCCACCAAAAATGTTGCATCATTTGGTTTAACTCTTTGCACAAACCAATAGGCAGCTGGAAGACCCCCATGCTGTACGTCGGGATCGCTTGCACCACTGCTTTTAATAACACCTCCTTCCCAGCTTGGGACAAAAATTTGGTCTTCCAATTGTCAAGCCTTCTAGAAACTTTACCAATTATGTCCTTGAAAGCAATTGTCCTGGATTTGCCTACAAAGGTGGGCAGCCCTAAGTAGGAATCAATTCTGTGAGCCTCTGACAAACCCAAAAACTCCAGAATTTCTTGCCTTCTTGCTTGGCTAGTATTCCTgctgaaaaaaatagaagtcttTGCCAAATTGAGTTTCTGGCCTGACCCCTTCTCATATATACCCAAAATTCGAATAATTCGTCTCCATTCCACTGCATTAGATCTACAAAAAAGCACACTGTCGTCAGCGAAAAAAAGGTGACTCAACCTGGGGCCCCTAAAAGAAGTGGGAACACCAGTTATGACACCGTTTCTTTCAGCCTTGAAAAGGAGGGCACTTAAAGATTCGGCACAAATGAGGAAAAGATAAGGAGAAATAGGATCTCCTTGTCTAATCCCTCTAGAAGGATTAATGTGCCCTACTGGGTTTCCATTGATAATCACTGAGTAGGAGACAGTCTTAATACAAGTCATCACCCACTTCACCCACTTTTCTGCAAACCCCATTCTAAGCATCGCCGCTTCCAGGAAAGACCACTCCACTCGATCATAGGCCTTGCTCATATCTAGTTTGATTCCCATGTAACCCTCCTTACTCCACATCCTTGTCTGCATTGTATGCATAGTCTCATATGCAGCTAGGATGTTATCAGTAATTAATCTCCCCGGAATAAAAGCACTCTGAGTAGGTGAAATGATGGCAGGGAGAATTGATTTTAGCCTATTTGCCAACACCTTAGAAAGCACTTTATAAATAACATTACAGAGACTAATTGGACGGAACTCAGAGACAATGCGAGGGTTAGCAACTTTAGGGATTAAGGCTATGCGGGTGATATTAATACTGGAATCCAGCATTCCAGtgttaaaaaaatgagtaattgCTTGACAAACCTCCTTGTGGACCAGCCCccaattttgttgataaaaacATGCACTAAATCCATCTGGGCCAGGGGCTTTAAGAGGAGGCATTTGATGCAATGCCCTGGATATCTCCTCCACAGTAACTACCGCCACCAGGTCATCATTCATGGCATCCGTTACCTTTTTGTCCAAGGCTTGGATGCACTGATCCACATCAAGCTGAGGTCCCCCCTTAAAAAGCTCTCGGAAATA harbors:
- the LOC133879138 gene encoding uncharacterized protein LOC133879138, whose protein sequence is MKACPCCEMEDEDALHAMWLCPAARDVWGSSVSVFQKYCYAGTNFKGLFAYCVERGTKEELELMAVIARRIWLRRNAWLFERRFDHPNTVYNEASRSLLDFRRCNIKEKESSFSAGREEAQSRKQTSWIPPPDGVIKVNWDAALNVDKGWIGQGIIARDSKGLCMGARSITQQVKTDPKTADLMAALQAMQFSKEAGFWEVIVEGDAAQVVKEILSDPPLFSKAGHFIESIQQEMHHFRSTNFQAIPHDCNTAAHNLAKMASHNNIDLYWLEDTPLSVSNIVFREQPGP